Proteins encoded together in one Lysinibacillus sp. FSL K6-0232 window:
- a CDS encoding DUF2975 domain-containing protein, translated as MDQSLAIRNIKIVLRILNVLLISTIVIISSLILLLLGVLIVALTVSGDKISELVLHSNIDISFNFNGITILLNKDIVSNFVYDKSETILLIILSTIFTLVIMSILVLLKKFIKAVIAGDIFTVRNSKRIELVAYSLLVLSFLSNTVHAYLISTVLHMFLNNNELQNIEWIQSVSLRFFDINWSILLCSFIVWTIGRIFRYGSFLQEEYDATA; from the coding sequence ATGGATCAATCGTTAGCTATTCGGAATATTAAAATTGTTCTGAGAATATTAAATGTATTATTAATATCTACAATAGTAATCATATCTTCATTAATTTTATTACTCTTGGGTGTATTAATTGTAGCTTTAACAGTCTCTGGTGATAAGATTAGTGAACTAGTTTTACATTCTAACATTGACATTTCTTTTAATTTTAATGGAATAACGATTCTTTTAAATAAAGATATTGTAAGTAATTTTGTTTATGATAAAAGTGAAACTATCTTATTAATAATACTCTCGACGATCTTTACCTTGGTTATTATGTCAATTCTTGTTTTATTAAAAAAGTTTATTAAAGCAGTAATTGCTGGGGATATATTTACTGTTAGAAATAGTAAAAGAATAGAGTTGGTAGCATATAGTTTATTGGTTTTAAGTTTTTTAAGTAATACGGTTCATGCATACTTAATTTCAACTGTATTACATATGTTTTTAAATAATAATGAATTACAAAATATTGAATGGATTCAATCAGTTTCTCTTAGATTTTTTGATATAAATTGGAGTATACTACTTTGTAGTTTTATAGTTTGGACAATAGGTAGGATATTTAGATATGGATCTTTTTTACAAGAAGAGTATGATGCAACAGCATAG
- a CDS encoding ABC transporter ATP-binding protein yields MLLQFDNVTKIYKSSTTKALDNFSTEIRGGEVVGLIGKNGSGKTTLMNCLTNNIHLTSGEIHYKGKNLMENKNEISEFGVLIESSFVDYLNAYQNLELLLIAEGLSNKKEIKVEIERVLNLVGLLNRKQDYVKSFSFGMRQRLGLAQALLRDKRVLILDEPLVGLDVIGRNLVKNLIVDLAKKEGKAIIFSDHNLSEVKDVCDRIIYIENGVKVFDDVFDDNKRYIVEIDERSKVFESENYQRSDENCIVIKEKEQLNEVITQIVQQGIPIVDIKVNESSLMELFKGE; encoded by the coding sequence ATGTTATTGCAATTTGATAATGTCACAAAGATATATAAATCATCTACTACAAAAGCCTTAGATAATTTCTCTACAGAAATTAGAGGTGGAGAAGTCGTGGGCTTAATTGGTAAAAATGGTTCGGGAAAAACTACATTAATGAATTGTTTAACAAATAATATACATTTAACTTCAGGTGAAATTCATTATAAAGGAAAAAACCTGATGGAGAACAAAAATGAAATTTCAGAATTTGGTGTTTTAATAGAAAGTTCCTTTGTAGACTATTTAAATGCCTATCAAAATTTAGAACTATTATTGATTGCTGAGGGTTTAAGTAATAAAAAAGAAATTAAAGTAGAAATTGAAAGAGTTCTAAATCTTGTTGGTTTATTAAATCGTAAACAGGATTATGTAAAAAGTTTTTCATTTGGAATGAGGCAAAGACTGGGGCTAGCACAAGCATTGTTACGTGATAAAAGAGTTTTAATTTTAGATGAGCCCTTAGTGGGGTTAGACGTTATAGGGCGAAATTTAGTGAAAAATTTGATAGTTGATTTAGCAAAGAAAGAAGGCAAAGCAATTATATTCTCAGATCACAACTTAAGCGAAGTTAAAGATGTTTGTGATCGAATTATCTATATCGAAAATGGTGTAAAAGTTTTTGATGATGTCTTTGATGATAATAAAAGATATATTGTGGAAATTGACGAACGTTCCAAAGTCTTTGAAAGTGAAAATTATCAGCGTTCAGATGAAAATTGTATAGTTATAAAAGAAAAAGAGCAATTAAATGAAGTAATTACTCAAATTGTTCAACAAGGGATACCTATAGTTGATATTAAAGTAAATGAATCTTCCTTAATGGAACTGTTCAAAGGGGAGTAA
- a CDS encoding helix-turn-helix domain-containing protein encodes MAIIVRLDRVLADRKMQLSELAEAVDISIVNLSNLKTGKVKAIRFSTLNAICKVLQCQPGDILEYADDTNE; translated from the coding sequence TTGGCGATTATAGTAAGGTTGGACCGTGTATTGGCTGATAGAAAAATGCAATTAAGTGAGCTTGCAGAAGCAGTAGATATTTCGATTGTCAATTTATCTAATTTAAAAACGGGGAAGGTAAAGGCAATACGTTTTTCTACTTTAAATGCAATTTGTAAAGTTTTGCAATGTCAGCCAGGGGATATTTTAGAGTATGCTGATGATACCAATGAATAA
- a CDS encoding transposase — protein MFKDYNMNQLVLPLDVEIKLQENDIAFSIHQLVESIPSEAFAPFLQQTGCPAYHPRMMLKLILCGYTQSAFSGRRIEDLTKDSLRMMWLAQGYQPSYRTINRFRVHPLTKELLRQCFVQFRCQLVKEDLIAQEAIFIDGTKIEANANKFTFVWKRSIEKYEASLVEKSNQLYEELLQQQIIPAIEQEVETQLSITELKQVAEKLEEVVADYTERIEQSEEAQERKQLRSERKTPKQQWKQVNEWITRKQKYEQDFAIFGKRNSYAKAGTLYRQRKVDIEPVFGCLKANLGFTHFSVLGQSKVENEIGFALMAVNLRKYGRKRKFSANFSTHTSKNRNHLMRFRFFVWTRTIYVPASS, from the coding sequence ATGTTTAAAGATTATAACATGAATCAACTTGTTTTACCGCTGGATGTCGAAATAAAATTACAAGAAAATGATATCGCCTTCTCTATTCATCAATTAGTGGAAAGTATCCCCTCAGAAGCTTTCGCTCCTTTTCTTCAACAAACTGGCTGTCCAGCGTATCATCCACGTATGATGTTAAAGCTCATTTTATGTGGTTATACCCAATCGGCTTTCTCCGGTCGTCGAATCGAGGACCTCACAAAAGATAGCCTACGTATGATGTGGCTGGCACAAGGCTATCAACCAAGTTATCGTACCATCAATCGTTTCCGTGTTCACCCATTGACAAAGGAGCTGCTTCGTCAATGTTTCGTGCAATTCCGTTGTCAATTGGTGAAGGAAGACCTGATTGCGCAAGAAGCCATTTTTATTGACGGCACGAAAATCGAAGCAAATGCGAACAAGTTCACCTTTGTGTGGAAACGTTCAATTGAAAAATATGAAGCGAGTTTGGTGGAAAAATCAAACCAGCTGTATGAGGAATTACTGCAACAACAAATTATACCAGCCATCGAACAAGAAGTGGAAACGCAGCTGTCCATCACTGAATTAAAACAAGTGGCAGAAAAATTAGAAGAAGTCGTAGCCGACTATACAGAAAGAATCGAGCAATCCGAAGAGGCCCAAGAGCGAAAGCAGCTGCGCAGCGAACGGAAAACGCCAAAACAACAATGGAAACAAGTAAACGAGTGGATCACACGCAAACAGAAATATGAACAGGATTTTGCGATTTTCGGCAAACGAAATAGCTATGCCAAAGCAGGGACTCTCTACCGTCAACGAAAAGTAGATATAGAACCAGTTTTTGGATGTCTGAAGGCTAATTTAGGTTTTACTCACTTTTCGGTTCTTGGCCAATCGAAGGTAGAAAACGAAATTGGCTTCGCTTTGATGGCCGTGAATCTACGAAAGTATGGGAGGAAGAGGAAATTTTCTGCCAATTTTTCCACCCACACATCAAAAAATCGAAATCACCTGATGCGATTTCGATTTTTTGTATGGACTAGAACTATTTATGTCCCAGCCTCTTCTTAA
- a CDS encoding IS630 family transposase (programmed frameshift), with product MRKIVLIPEEQIPAALEELKLVMKEENNHKMFVRYQVIYMLLSGESYEKIVDYTGLSLATLFNYRKAYCEKGIAGLGRKKQPGRKRHLTAEQEARVVATIVNQTPKDAGFPVEMNWTAPLLRDWIERTFGVSFSVRGTRDLLYRLGLSYTKPTYTLEKADPLKQAVFLEKFEQAKKLIHGQIDRILFEDESMIRDYQAISNTWFLKGQQKIIPTYGRHQGVKLIGTLDYETGDVFCVQEEQYTAVEFLSFLEKVIARYPNERIVMVLDNARIHHAKLIQPFLEKYQDFFEFLFLPPYSPNLNLIEGLWKWMKTTVIHNVFYSNVGKIQRAVQGFIQMINQTPENTVNRLCLKL from the exons ATGCGTAAAATTGTCCTAATTCCTGAAGAACAAATTCCTGCTGCTTTAGAAGAATTAAAGCTTGTCATGAAAGAAGAAAACAATCATAAAATGTTCGTTCGCTACCAAGTGATTTATATGTTACTTTCCGGCGAATCGTATGAAAAAATTGTCGACTATACAGGTCTTTCTTTAGCGACGCTGTTCAATTATCGCAAAGCTTATTGTGAAAAAGGGATCGCTGGACTTGGACGTAAAAAACAACCTGGTCGAAAGCGTCATTTAACGGCTGAACAAGAAGCACGAGTCGTCGCGACAATTGTCAACCAAACGCCTAAAGATGCTGGTTTTCCCGTTGAAATGAACTGGACAGCGCCTCTTCTTCGCGATTGGATTGAGCGAACATTTGGTGTGTCTTTTTCTGTACGTGGGACACGTGATTTATTGTACCGTCTTGGTTTAAGTTATACGAAACCAACGTATACATTGGAAAAAGCAGACCCCCTCAAACAAGCAGTTTTCCTTGAAAAATTTGAACAGGCG AAAAAACTAATTCATGGTCAAATTGATCGTATTTTATTTGAAGACGAGTCAATGATCCGTGATTACCAAGCGATTTCCAACACGTGGTTTCTTAAAGGTCAACAAAAAATCATTCCAACATATGGCCGACATCAAGGGGTTAAGCTAATTGGTACATTGGATTACGAAACGGGCGATGTATTTTGCGTGCAAGAAGAACAATATACCGCTGTTGAATTCCTAAGTTTTTTAGAAAAAGTCATCGCTCGTTATCCGAATGAACGCATCGTGATGGTATTAGACAATGCGCGCATACACCATGCGAAATTGATTCAACCATTTTTAGAAAAGTATCAAGATTTCTTTGAATTTCTGTTCCTTCCGCCGTACAGTCCCAATTTAAATTTAATCGAAGGACTGTGGAAATGGATGAAGACAACGGTGATCCACAATGTCTTTTACTCAAATGTCGGAAAGATTCAACGTGCTGTCCAAGGCTTTATCCAAATGATTAATCAAACACCTGAAAATACGGTGAATAGGCTGTGCTTGAAACTCTAA
- a CDS encoding CPBP family intramembrane glutamic endopeptidase: MNSYSGHITTSKDKSNIVIDILFVLFLPLLLVPLLGLILYFSFPNVDSRAFSIFVVFLSMASGFCILPYIYMKKKYDLTIGDFGIRALNIKTAIIGIVYLILLEVYLFYTGHTVSFLVVNSIQMAIVAFTEEFWARGAVCYLLYKISNRPWFIILLSSLFFAFLTHINEPFIDNLLYRLPGALVMGIIYVRTRNLLYTILFHFSYNMIFI; the protein is encoded by the coding sequence ATGAACTCATATAGTGGCCATATAACCACCTCTAAAGACAAATCTAATATAGTTATCGACATTCTATTTGTTCTCTTTTTACCTCTTCTCTTAGTACCACTTTTGGGATTGATCTTATATTTCTCATTTCCCAATGTCGATTCTAGAGCATTTAGTATTTTCGTAGTTTTCTTAAGTATGGCGTCTGGCTTCTGTATACTTCCTTATATTTACATGAAAAAGAAATATGATCTAACTATTGGTGATTTTGGTATTAGAGCGCTAAATATAAAAACAGCAATAATAGGAATTGTGTATTTAATTTTACTAGAAGTCTACCTGTTTTATACTGGCCACACAGTCTCATTTCTTGTAGTTAACAGTATTCAAATGGCTATAGTAGCATTTACAGAAGAATTTTGGGCAAGAGGGGCAGTGTGTTATTTATTGTATAAAATTTCTAACAGGCCTTGGTTTATTATTTTGTTGAGCAGTTTGTTTTTTGCATTTTTAACTCATATTAATGAGCCATTTATAGATAATTTACTTTATAGATTGCCGGGTGCTTTAGTAATGGGGATTATATATGTCCGAACTCGAAATCTACTGTATACTATATTATTCCACTTCTCTTATAACATGATTTTTATTTAG
- a CDS encoding DUF4879 domain-containing protein: MVVLVLSVPHLLIKHTYLFPFVDITPEEYEQQKKISVIPYASAPPFSYVEVYVAVSTNYPTYEYFSQNQLSFVQDHGGAEIYIVTEEIGYGHIRKAELNGSKLTEKQRLFIDYNNDTIVDGYYIW, from the coding sequence ATGGTAGTATTGGTATTGTCAGTTCCGCATTTACTCATAAAACATACCTACCTGTTTCCATTTGTTGATATAACACCTGAGGAGTATGAGCAGCAGAAAAAAATAAGTGTTATACCTTATGCTTCTGCCCCACCTTTCAGTTATGTAGAAGTTTATGTAGCAGTATCAACTAATTACCCTACTTATGAGTATTTTAGCCAAAATCAATTATCTTTTGTTCAAGACCATGGTGGAGCTGAAATATACATCGTAACAGAAGAAATCGGTTATGGACATATAAGAAAAGCAGAATTAAACGGTAGTAAACTAACAGAAAAACAACGCTTATTTATAGATTATAATAATGATACTATTGTAGATGGTTACTATATTTGGTGA
- a CDS encoding DUF4177 domain-containing protein: MKEYKFERIKLKGLPGFYTKPQEDYIEIINENVKEGWEIVQLFAPPFSFYGGAKYIDLIFQREKN; this comes from the coding sequence ATGAAAGAGTATAAATTTGAGCGGATTAAACTAAAAGGCCTACCAGGATTTTATACGAAACCTCAAGAAGACTATATAGAGATTATAAACGAGAATGTAAAAGAAGGATGGGAAATAGTGCAACTATTCGCTCCTCCATTTTCCTTTTATGGAGGAGCAAAATATATTGACCTTATTTTTCAACGTGAAAAAAATTAA
- a CDS encoding ABC transporter ATP-binding protein, translating to MKMIRWNPQFIFVLILQFFAASVSVLFPIALMYITDSLVELKIEKLFPLFGVCLLLGIGQMVLQYFAGVMGNIYIANCMINLRSTLHRAMISTSYDEFKKYNTEEYNTLYFSNLNQLETNYYSSIFSIINKGLLLGCSIVTLIILQPILTLALVFIIGLVSILPVLFSKRIIRLKEDHISANEQYVNIIQEMIAGFPIIRVYRKADIFSSRGDKVVKSLEIKNMKLQNMIILANVLFGSITIVMMLVIFLFGGYLVSQKLLTIGALIAFIQLIMYVVEPAISIAQEFNKVNSTKPIRKQMQFISDLPVAQYMHLENEEISTIKLRNVSYYYSNNEKPLFKELNLCFEKGKSYVLVGENGSGKSTLLKIIAGLIEKYSGELLVNDVQQKGPYLSVGYVDQNNFLFKDTLLNNIQLFQDNDTDIKSLLKHLKFDQLEERLKTDVGYNGEYLSGGQRQKVAIARAILDNPQVILLDEPSSALDKENVKVLHKVISTLKDCICIMVTHDEELISSAFDVIIKLKDGEVEIYDSTYIGSE from the coding sequence ATGAAAATGATTCGATGGAATCCCCAATTTATTTTTGTTTTAATATTACAGTTTTTTGCTGCTTCTGTATCTGTATTATTCCCAATTGCGTTAATGTATATTACAGACAGTTTAGTTGAATTAAAAATCGAAAAGTTGTTTCCGTTATTTGGAGTGTGTTTATTGCTGGGCATTGGACAAATGGTATTGCAATATTTTGCAGGAGTTATGGGGAATATCTATATTGCAAATTGTATGATCAATTTGAGAAGTACACTACATCGAGCAATGATTAGCACTTCATATGATGAATTTAAAAAGTACAACACAGAAGAATATAACACCTTATATTTTTCAAATCTTAATCAATTAGAGACAAACTACTACTCGTCTATTTTTAGCATAATAAATAAAGGGCTTTTATTAGGCTGTTCTATTGTAACTTTAATCATATTACAGCCTATTTTGACATTAGCCCTTGTCTTTATTATAGGATTAGTGAGTATATTACCAGTATTGTTTTCTAAACGTATTATCAGATTGAAAGAGGATCATATTTCTGCAAATGAACAATATGTCAACATCATTCAGGAGATGATAGCGGGCTTTCCTATAATAAGAGTGTATAGAAAAGCAGATATTTTTAGTTCTAGAGGAGATAAAGTAGTAAAAAGCTTAGAAATTAAAAATATGAAGCTACAAAATATGATTATTTTAGCTAATGTATTGTTTGGAAGTATAACGATAGTAATGATGTTAGTTATTTTCTTGTTTGGAGGGTACTTAGTAAGCCAAAAATTACTTACAATCGGAGCACTCATTGCATTCATTCAATTAATAATGTATGTTGTTGAACCGGCTATTAGCATAGCGCAAGAGTTTAATAAAGTTAATTCTACTAAACCTATTAGAAAGCAAATGCAATTCATTTCAGATCTACCGGTAGCTCAATATATGCATCTTGAAAATGAAGAGATTTCTACTATAAAGTTACGAAATGTTTCCTATTACTATAGTAATAATGAGAAACCATTATTCAAAGAATTGAACCTTTGTTTTGAAAAAGGGAAATCATATGTTTTAGTTGGAGAAAATGGGTCAGGTAAATCTACATTATTAAAAATTATAGCTGGATTAATCGAAAAATATTCTGGAGAATTATTGGTTAATGATGTACAACAGAAAGGCCCTTATTTATCAGTAGGTTACGTTGACCAAAATAACTTTTTATTTAAAGATACATTATTGAATAATATTCAGTTGTTTCAAGATAACGATACGGATATAAAATCCTTACTAAAGCATTTAAAATTTGACCAGCTTGAGGAAAGACTTAAAACAGACGTTGGTTATAATGGAGAGTATTTATCGGGAGGACAACGTCAAAAGGTGGCTATTGCAAGAGCAATTTTAGATAATCCCCAAGTAATACTGTTAGATGAACCGAGCTCAGCTCTAGATAAGGAAAATGTTAAGGTACTTCACAAAGTGATAAGTACACTAAAGGATTGTATTTGCATTATGGTTACCCATGATGAAGAATTGATCTCGTCTGCATTTGATGTAATCATTAAGTTGAAAGATGGAGAAGTCGAAATCTATGATTCAACTTATATAGGTAGTGAATGA
- a CDS encoding IS3 family transposase (programmed frameshift): MVKLYENGKSRADIVREYDLTASALDKWIKNHQATGSFAAKDNRTEEENELNRLRKENQRLLMENDIFKASGADHGTKINVIRHNAHKYSVSAMCAVLEIKRSTYYYHADLSGERAKKAEDAALSKEIARIFKASRNNYGTRKIKKELMKLAEPKQVSRRRIGRLMREIGLVSNYTVAQFKPHKSNGNEAPVKNELQRKFKQDKQLAVVVSDLTYVRVGKKWHDVCLFIDLFNREIIGHSVGENKTADLVYKALASMKTNLNEVNMFHTDRGKEFDNKLISEALETFGIQRSLSMKGCPYDNAVAEATFQVFKTEFANQAHFSSLQQLALELDDYVHWFNNIRIHGTLGYLTPMEFKLQPT, from the exons ATGGTGAAGCTTTATGAAAACGGAAAGTCACGTGCAGATATTGTCCGTGAATACGATTTAACTGCGTCAGCCTTAGATAAATGGATCAAAAATCACCAAGCAACCGGTTCTTTCGCTGCAAAGGATAACCGTACAGAAGAAGAAAATGAACTGAATCGCTTACGAAAAGAAAATCAACGCTTACTGATGGAAAACGATATTT TTAAAGCAAGCGGCGCTGATCATGGGACGAAAATAAATGTGATTCGTCATAACGCTCACAAGTATTCGGTATCAGCAATGTGTGCCGTCCTCGAGATTAAAAGAAGCACGTATTACTACCATGCAGATTTATCGGGTGAACGTGCGAAAAAAGCAGAAGATGCGGCTCTTTCAAAAGAAATTGCACGTATTTTCAAAGCCAGTCGAAATAACTATGGTACACGCAAAATCAAAAAGGAACTAATGAAATTAGCAGAGCCAAAACAAGTTTCAAGACGCCGAATTGGCCGTTTAATGCGTGAAATCGGCTTGGTTTCAAACTACACAGTAGCGCAATTTAAGCCACATAAATCAAACGGTAATGAAGCACCAGTAAAGAATGAATTACAACGAAAATTCAAACAGGACAAGCAATTAGCTGTCGTTGTTAGTGATTTAACATACGTCCGTGTCGGAAAAAAGTGGCACGATGTATGCTTATTTATTGATCTTTTCAATCGAGAAATCATTGGTCATAGTGTTGGAGAAAACAAAACAGCAGACCTTGTGTATAAAGCATTAGCAAGTATGAAAACGAACCTAAATGAAGTGAACATGTTTCACACCGATCGAGGGAAGGAATTCGATAACAAGCTGATTTCTGAAGCACTTGAAACGTTTGGTATCCAGCGTTCGTTAAGTATGAAGGGTTGCCCTTATGATAACGCCGTGGCCGAAGCGACATTTCAGGTATTTAAAACCGAATTCGCCAACCAAGCCCACTTCTCTTCCCTTCAACAGCTCGCTCTTGAACTGGATGATTATGTTCACTGGTTTAATAACATCCGTATCCATGGAACTTTGGGCTATTTAACGCCGATGGAATTCAAGCTACAGCCCACATAA
- a CDS encoding radical SAM/SPASM domain-containing protein, giving the protein MLKNNFCFDKNVRMFEIEGIKMIGNTANGSIIGLDDDGDELVQKLMNDQSLTEEDLNEKTVQILECMKDLGFFEGASNDSKLKAAYLHLTDRCNLNCIGCYSYVENRNTQDVLPFESICRILDELTKNGVEELVFSGGEPFIRKDIADICRYAKEVANIKSLSVITNGTMLYERHLNALQYIDILNISIDGYNEETQFIRDTGIMKRIVSNIEYLKPLVSLNLIATIHKRNLEYAQEYINFANDLGVRLSFSIFTVDPNNEEFKDYIFDNKSLVDFSKKVLTFDEDVPIMDMPTGEVCLTCRGNCEVGKEMVSIAADGSIYPCHMLHDNELRMGNILQDELGSILKSEENVFNFLTVEEVNGCKDCSYRYLCGGGCRGRSWLYNKTLTDRDSYCPFIKTFYRGTVKRLKETITQ; this is encoded by the coding sequence ATGTTAAAGAATAACTTTTGTTTTGATAAGAATGTTAGGATGTTTGAAATCGAAGGGATTAAAATGATTGGCAACACGGCAAATGGGTCAATTATAGGGCTTGATGATGATGGGGATGAATTAGTTCAAAAGTTAATGAATGATCAGTCACTAACAGAAGAAGATTTAAATGAAAAGACAGTACAGATTTTAGAATGTATGAAGGACTTAGGGTTTTTTGAAGGAGCTAGTAATGACAGTAAATTAAAGGCTGCTTACTTACATTTAACAGATCGCTGTAATTTAAATTGTATTGGCTGTTATTCATATGTTGAGAATCGTAATACACAAGATGTTTTACCATTTGAAAGTATATGCAGAATACTAGATGAGTTAACGAAAAATGGAGTAGAAGAACTTGTGTTTTCCGGTGGAGAACCCTTTATTAGGAAAGATATTGCTGACATTTGCCGCTATGCAAAAGAAGTGGCAAACATAAAGTCTTTAAGTGTTATTACAAACGGAACTATGCTTTATGAGCGCCATTTAAATGCACTCCAATATATTGATATCTTAAATATATCAATAGATGGCTATAATGAAGAAACTCAATTTATTAGGGATACAGGAATTATGAAGCGAATTGTTTCAAATATTGAATATTTAAAACCTCTAGTATCACTCAATTTAATTGCAACTATTCATAAAAGGAACTTGGAATATGCGCAAGAGTATATTAATTTCGCAAATGATTTAGGAGTTCGACTTTCATTTAGTATTTTTACAGTTGATCCAAATAATGAAGAGTTCAAGGATTACATTTTTGATAATAAATCACTTGTTGATTTTTCTAAAAAGGTTCTAACGTTTGATGAAGATGTTCCAATTATGGATATGCCAACTGGCGAAGTCTGTTTAACTTGCCGAGGTAATTGTGAAGTAGGAAAAGAGATGGTCAGTATTGCCGCTGATGGATCGATTTATCCTTGCCATATGCTACATGATAATGAACTTCGAATGGGAAATATTTTACAAGATGAATTAGGCAGCATATTAAAATCTGAAGAAAACGTATTTAATTTCTTGACTGTTGAAGAGGTTAATGGCTGCAAGGATTGTTCGTATCGCTACTTATGTGGGGGTGGATGTAGGGGGAGAAGCTGGTTATATAATAAAACATTAACCGATAGAGATTCGTATTGTCCTTTCATTAAAACTTTTTATCGAGGGACAGTGAAACGATTGAAAGAAACTATAACTCAGTAA
- the nagA gene encoding N-acetylglucosamine-6-phosphate deacetylase, which translates to MSLLIRNITVVNATHRAEQMDVWMKDGKIAQIAQHIDAHTTQQLDGSGKFLLPGFIDMHIHGSAQMDTMDASDKGLHLMAQSLLKEGTTSFLATTITQSYDRIERALAVIAQFQSQPDEAELLGIHIEGPFVSKKRAGAQPLEYMVQPDMEVFQKWQALSGQKIKQITIAPEEPNGMAAVQAIAASGVVVSIGHADATFEQMKEAVRLGATQGTHLYNQMRPFHHRDPGVVGGVLLLDALKAELIVDFIHAHQGAVEMAYRLKGADGIILITDGMRAKGMPYGDYDLGGQVVHVTATGAHLANGALAGSILTMNQAVCNMQQVTNCTWEELVKMSSFNAAQQLQLAAKGQLVEGYDADAVIMDQHCSLQHTIKAGHIMYSAI; encoded by the coding sequence TTGAGTTTATTAATTCGAAATATCACAGTCGTCAATGCAACTCATCGTGCTGAGCAAATGGATGTATGGATGAAGGATGGCAAAATTGCACAAATTGCACAGCATATTGACGCACATACTACACAACAGCTAGATGGCTCAGGAAAATTTTTATTGCCAGGTTTTATTGATATGCATATTCATGGCTCTGCTCAAATGGATACAATGGATGCCTCTGATAAGGGGCTGCACCTGATGGCACAATCATTGTTAAAAGAGGGCACAACAAGCTTTTTAGCCACAACGATCACACAAAGCTATGACAGGATTGAGCGTGCCCTGGCTGTGATTGCACAGTTTCAATCACAGCCAGATGAGGCGGAGCTGCTTGGTATTCATATTGAAGGACCCTTTGTATCGAAGAAGCGTGCAGGTGCACAGCCTCTTGAGTATATGGTGCAACCAGATATGGAAGTATTTCAGAAGTGGCAGGCGCTAAGCGGGCAAAAAATTAAGCAAATTACTATAGCGCCTGAGGAGCCAAATGGTATGGCAGCGGTGCAAGCTATTGCGGCAAGTGGTGTGGTTGTGTCGATTGGTCATGCGGATGCAACATTTGAGCAAATGAAGGAAGCTGTTCGATTAGGTGCAACACAGGGAACCCATTTATACAATCAGATGCGTCCATTCCATCATCGTGATCCAGGTGTTGTTGGGGGTGTACTACTGCTCGATGCACTTAAAGCGGAGCTGATTGTTGACTTTATTCATGCACATCAGGGGGCAGTAGAGATGGCCTATCGTTTAAAGGGTGCAGATGGCATTATTTTAATTACGGATGGCATGCGTGCCAAAGGGATGCCCTATGGTGACTATGATTTAGGTGGTCAAGTGGTGCATGTAACAGCAACAGGGGCGCATTTAGCCAATGGTGCATTAGCTGGCAGTATTTTGACAATGAATCAGGCTGTGTGCAATATGCAGCAAGTCACAAATTGTACATGGGAGGAGCTTGTGAAAATGTCGAGCTTTAATGCTGCCCAGCAATTACAGCTAGCAGCTAAGGGGCAGCTTGTAGAGGGCTATGATGCGGATGCGGTGATAATGGATCAGCATTGTAGCTTGCAGCATACCATTAAGGCTGGGCACATTATGTATAGCGCAATTTAA